A genomic stretch from Malus domestica chromosome 15, GDT2T_hap1 includes:
- the LOC103401505 gene encoding uncharacterized protein produces MGECNSSGSSSSEEDGDLEWKAAISSAAAGASSFMSSLVNGVSATENNGGGGSGDNKQSKTQRQQQLPKHYQIKAQKILDEIIGKNLEIVSDPLIHFPDDEPMGHNEEEGCIRLFKNAPPGIVFDHVDPQPLRRRPRILPGKVINEKSKKFKRQLQSVAVDGKDILAAARDKCQTSMSRLEAKDAAAKAAAKREEERVAQLKKIRGEKWLPCIAKEMKLKSNR; encoded by the exons ATGGGTGAGTGCAACAGCAGCGGCAGCAGCAGTAGCGAGGAAGATGGAGACTTGGAGTGGAAAGCAGCCATCAGCTCAGCCGCTGCGGGGGCGTCCTCTTTTATGTCTTCCCTCGTCAACGGAGTTTCTGCTACCGAAAATAATGGCGGCGGCGGTAGCGGAGATAACAAGCAGAGTAAAACCCAGCGGCAGCAGCAGCTTCCCAAGCACTACCAAATCAAG GCACAAAAGATTTTGGATGAAATAATAGGAAAGAATTTGGAGATTGTTAGTGATCCCCTGATTCATTTCCCAGATGATGAGCCTATGGGGCATAATGAAGAGGAAGGTTGTATTCGCTTGTTCAAAAATGCTCCCCCTGGGATTGTGTTCGATCATGTAG ATCCACAGCCGCTGAGAAGGAGACCAAGAATTCTACCTGGAAAAGTAATTAATGAGAAATCGAAGAAG TTTAAACGACAACTCCAATCTGTTGCTGTTGATGGGAAAGATATATTGGCTGCCGCAAGAGACAAATGCCAGACATCAATGTCTAGGCTAGAAGCGAAAGATGCAGCGGCGAAAGCAGCGGCAAAAAGAGAAGAGGAAAGAGTTGCACAACTGAAGAAAATCAGGGGCGAGAAATGGCTACCTTGTATTGCCAAAGAAATGAAGTTGAAATCCAATCGTTGA
- the LOC103401506 gene encoding adenylyl-sulfate kinase, chloroplastic-like, whose translation MSTMENPENILWHKCSVEKLDRQQLLKQKGCVIWITGLSGSGKSTVACALSQGLHMRGRLTYILDGDNVRHGLNRDLSFKAEDRAENIRSNDFVAKLFADAGVICIASLISPYGKDRDACRALFPEGDFIEVYMDVPLHVCENRDPKGLYKLARAGKIKGFTGVDDPYEPPLKCEIVLQQKGTDCVTPGEMAETVISYLEEKGYLQA comes from the exons ATGTCAACCATGGAGAACCCGGAAAACATTTTGTGGCATAAGTGCTCGGTGGAGAAACTTGATAGGCAACAATTACTTAAGCAGAAAGGCTGTGTCATATGGATTACTGGTTTAAGTGGTTCAG GAAAAAGCACTGTGGCATGTGCTTTGAGTCAAGGCTTGCACATGAGAGGAAGGCTAACCTACATACTTGATGGTGACAACGTTCGTCATGGTCTAAACCGTGATCTTAGTTTCAAAGCAGAAGATCGTGCAGAAAACATACGATCTAATGATTTT GTAGCTAAGCTCTTTGCGGATGCTGGCGTCATTTGTATTGCTAGCTTAATATCTCCCTACGGAAAGGACCGAGATGCTTGCCGTGCATTATTTCCTGAAGGAGATTTTATTGAG GTGTACATGGACGTGCCGCTGCACGTGTGTGAGAATAGGGACCCAAAGGGACTCTACAAGCTTGCACGAGCTGGAAAAATCAAAG GCTTTACAGGGGTTGATGATCCATATGAGCCACCATTAAAGTGTGAG ATAGTATTGCAGCAGAAGGGTACGGATTGTGTCACCCCAGGCGAGATGGCTGAAACCGTGATATCATATTTGGAGGAGAAAGGGTATCTGCAGGCGTGA